In Drosophila subpulchrella strain 33 F10 #4 breed RU33 chromosome X, RU_Dsub_v1.1 Primary Assembly, whole genome shotgun sequence, the DNA window GTTTTTGGCGTTGCTGATGATCGTAGTTTCGGAGGCTACTGGCACTCGCCTTCAAGACAAAGGTTCCGAAATAATACTTCCCGACTATTctgtttattttcttattttggtTGTACTAATatggaaacaaattatacattTCCCACGatcttcaaaaaataaatatttacgattttgTCGATTTGTTAAAAGATTAacttattatattatatttgttttaggAATCTGCCAAAGGAATGATAAGAAATTATTATATTGCAAACATTTGATTACatcattatattattattaattataattaaatagtAAACTATATAAAAAGATTATCATATTTTGTATATAGATCTATTTAGAGAGAGTtattcaagtacattgttcttgaattcagaacattcgttcttaaaaaaccatctaagtacattttggtatcaatgttctcattattagaacgaaatggtgagaagagaaaagttaaattgagtttatttaacaactttgattcgagcaaagtaaaaatattttcaacttaaaaaatgttgttctatttttaagaacattttcaactcagatgagaacgtcagaattttctctgtatAGGCCTTTCCTTATATGATATGAAATAAGCTCCAAGATTATATAAACAgtaattgttaaaataaaaatatcccctaatatttaatttaagacTCTTAATCTGAACTTAAGAAAGTTCATTGTAGTTACTTGTTAGATATTCCCTTATAGGATTATAGGACTTTCCCAATTGGTTTGTAATATATCTAAATTCCGCACCCTGTTGACTAGTGCTAATGAAGAATAGCGCGATTGGAGGATGTCGTAGACTCTATTTATTTGACCGTTTATTTTTAGCCCTGTCCATTTCGGAAGTCGCCGGGGTAATTAATGATGCGCCGTGCCGCGGGTGAGAAGTTCGCGGCTTCGTGGTTAGAGGTAATCCAATCCCAGCTAATCCAAGCCGAAAAGCGTTCGACACCTTCAGTTTTTAGAGAAAGGGGCATCGAATTGGATGGTATTGGATTCGAAGTTTGAATTTCGCATAGCATACTGCGGATAAAGAGCCCCCATGCAATGAGAGCCCGCTTCTTCAAGCCACGATTACTCACCCCACACACATTAATTATAATCCACACAAATCGGGCTTGATGGTCAGGCACCTTTTTCCTTGTACCCAAGTGTTTATGTCTTTTGCGTGcgtttatataattaaaaacaaaatgctACGAGAAGAGGAattaacaacaaacaaaaaatcgctcaaaacaaaaagaaaacatgGTGATACGATGATTGTGGATGTTAAAAATACCCTTGTAGGTCTATATGGTCATGTAATTTGCATAAAATTGTCGCAGTCAGTGGGGGGGATTTATCGCCATAACTGCTAAAGATGCTAAATTGCTATCATAAGCACTTAATTTACTACCTGTATGTTTTTTATCCAAAAAGTCATTTTAATACGACTTTGAGGAATGAAATATAGTATGCAAATATGAGAAAATGTCTTCACTTGTCTTTCTATGTCATAAATAACAATGTATTgacaataatattataatttctAAATTCTAATTTAAgaaacatttttgttatattttttaaatacctGAATAACCTCTTTCTTAAAGCTATCATACCCGTTTCTCTTAGAGTAAAACAagataataaaaaacatagTAATTAAATGCTGGCTCTTGAGTTGCGTACTTGAATAGGATGAATAGTCAGTGTGaattctttttatacccttgcagagggtatattgatttcagtcagaagtttgcaacgcagtgaaggggacatttccgaccccataaagtatatatattcttgatcagcatgactagacgagtcgatctagccatgtccgtctgtccgtctgtccgtctgtccgtctgtccgtctgtccgtctgtccgtccgtttctacgcaaactagtctctcagttttaaagctatcgagctgaaactttcccaaaagtcttatatcttttgcaggtagtatataagtcggaaccagccggatcggacaactatatcttatagctcccataggaataatcggacaaaaaaatgaaaaaaaattatatctttggtgttttttagcatataaactcctaagctttgaaataacaatttttaaataattttgaattttgaattaaattttatcgaaatcggacgactatatcatatagctgccataggaacgatcggaaaatttgtggaaaaataatatgaaaaaaattatagcttcggtgtttttcaacatataacctccaacgcttggaaataacattttttaattagttctgaattttgaattaaattttagcaaaatcggacgactatgtcatatagcttccataggaacgatcgaaaaattggtaggaaaataatatgaaacaaattatagcttcggtgttttttaacatataacctcctacgcttggaaataacattttttaattagttctgagtttcgaatttaattttatcaaaatcggatgactatatcatatagctgccataggaacgatcggaaaattggtaggaaaataatatgaaacaaattatagcttcggtgttttttgacatattatcttatactattgggaatatcattttttgtgtttttaaatttaataattatagctgcaagggtatataagcttcggcttgccgaagctaacttcctttcttgttggAGTTCATTTTGGTCTGGAAATTAGTTTGATGAAGTTCAGGTTGTCGGAATTCTATTCGGAGACAGGAAAGAAATATGTGATATGGTTTTTggtgttaaatatttaagaatgcttgctataatatgtttttttttgagagTGAGTGCTAAGGTCAAGGAAATTGATATATGAAGTTCATTTTTTCTTGAATTCGTGTTGTGTATATattaatatgaaatatttggGTATCATACGACAATGATATAGGTTTATTATGATATCAAAATGTGATTAATAACACTTAAAAACCCCATAAGACCTTACTTCTTGTGGCTCTGTAACGGAAACTTATGTAAAGCTTAACGACACTGAGAGAAAtattcaagtacattgttcttgattTGAGAACaatcgttcttaaaaaccgtgtaagtttattttggtatcaatTATCTAAATATtcgaacgaaatggtgagaagagaaaagttaaattgagttaaCTTAACAACTTTTCTTTAAGTATACACTTCCGCCAATTCATCTTGATCTAAGCactaaaaaacattttcatcttCAAATATTTCGTTCTCTTGTTAAGAACATTCTGAACTCAGTGATTAGAACATCagaattctctctgtgtatgTATATGAATGCAACAAGGTTCATAATATAGAAGAAGTTCTTTTGCAAACTGTACTAACAtcagatttattttaattttcaaagtGTCTTTAAAAATGTGAATGTAATCttttaagttttattattataccataatttctttaataatTATTGGTTTCGGAGCCAGGTTTTCCGACAGGTTCCTTAGCGTAGGCCACAAATAGGATGTTGTGCTTGCTGGATACCGGCTTGCCATTATCCTGGTCGTGTCGCACCTGAAGGATGTCCGAGTCCAGATCCACGGATCCCACTAGTTGTCCCGGTTTCAGATAGTAGTTCTGCCCCAGTGAAGTGGGTCGATGCTCGGTGACGAAGTGATACCTCATGGGTTCCATCTCCTCGATGACGAGATTGGGTCGCCTGGTGGTAATCGTGGTCAGAGATTCCATTTCCCTGTGGCTCACTGGTTGGGCGCCAGTAGAAACCAGCAATGCCAGGGTAAATACGATAATACTTCTGGACATGACAGCAAAAGTGCGATTTTAAATTCCGATTCCTGCAAGGGCCTAAAACGTAATGCATTTCCGAACCGCCTGGCGGCATTCTTTTATATCCTCAGCTGGGATTCTCGGATGGAACTCGGCAAGGAATAATGGCCTGGATTCTTGGCGAGCT includes these proteins:
- the LOC119555896 gene encoding uncharacterized protein LOC119555896, whose protein sequence is MSRSIIVFTLALLVSTGAQPVSHREMESLTTITTRRPNLVIEEMEPMRYHFVTEHRPTSLGQNYYLKPGQLVGSVDLDSDILQVRHDQDNGKPVSSKHNILFVAYAKEPVGKPGSETNNY